In the genome of Primulina eburnea isolate SZY01 chromosome 13, ASM2296580v1, whole genome shotgun sequence, the window ATTTTAATCTTCTTGTATGTATAATTCTTATACATATTAAAATGATTGCTACATCCAATAAATTAGGAATTTTGTTATGATATTTGTGACAATAACATGTGAATATGTTCAATATAAAATGTCACttctattattaataataaaaacataatattattccaaaaggtgaaatcgctcactTTAGGTGCTCCTCACTCCCGATCCGACAGgaatgtgagaggaggtaaatcatggtgactcGACCAACCACCGACCGCtaataaaaacataatattgtCTGGGAGCCTCACATAAAGATGATGTTGCAATATTTGACATTAGAGACACAATTAATTTTTTGGTCTCTAGTTAGGGACTGAAATTAAGATTGACAGTCCCTAAATGGTTGGCGGGTCAAACAATTAAATGGATAGATTTGTGATAGTTGGGTTGAAGCCCAAACCGACCAAAAGAGAAGATCAGTTTAATGTCATATGTTTACAGTGAGATACAcgattttgtttatatttataataaaaaataataattttgatataatttttttttttttacgcgTGACTCAAATTAAAGATCCATCTTACAAAATTTAGGGACTTGGATCTCTtggaatatatataaatacttatatattttttatataattcttgaaaaataaagaaaacagaACGTATAGATGGCgacttatttttataaataaatggtTGAGCCTCACATGTCTTAAACAAGCTTAATCATATATTATAGTTATTATAGATACTAAACACACGGACCAAAATAAATGTCTTATAAGATGTAATCATACAATAATTCATATTAAAAacatatgattttattattaaaataaattatttttatcaatACAAATAAGTATTATTAAATAGTAAAAATTAAATACAATAATATTATTTAGAGCACATTGGTGTTAGTCTAATTACAGTCCAAAACCATaaacgaaaatgtttatgaatttaaaatataaataaatttatccgTTTTTATgaattataatgttataatttattttacaaaGTTGTAGCAATAAAATTAAGATGGAGAAAAGGCCCTTTCaggttttttaaaatatcaaatactatattttaaaacccatgcattatgatagtttatttaattaacattaaaatatattatattattttaatttaaggtaATATTCCTATTTAACAGGGGGACAAATTATTTGTCTTACATTTTTTCTTTCCGTTGGGCTTCCAAATTCGAAGTCTTGATTTCTTGATTTCGATTTTACCGTTGTACCGCTCTCGCTGAAAATGGCTTTCAACTCCGCTAATCCAAAAATGGGCTTTCAGGCCACCGATGAAGATTCACTTATCTCGCTGAAAATGGGTTTCAACAACCCCAAAGATGGAGGTCTCACTGCTAAACCAAAATTGGGTTTCAAGGTCACGGGTCCATCTATTTCGGTATGGTGGGATTATGAGAATTGTGAGGTTCTTCGGTCTGCAGACGCTATATCAATTGCAAACAACATCATTGCAGGACTGACTAAGTTGAGGCTGAGTGGTCCTCTCACATTATCGGCTTATGGAGACGTGGGAAAGATACCGCCGGAGGTTTCATAAGCTCTACACAGGACTGGTATTACCATGATCCATGTGCCACCTGGTAGGTACAACAAAGTTAATGTTTTGTTTAGATAGTTTTGAATTTGAAGTGTTGACATTCTTAACTGAATTCATACGTTGTGTTTGGTTTATTCTTAATTAGGTCGAAATTCCACTGACATGAGAATGATTCTAGACATGTGTCTATGGGCAGTTGAACACCCACCTCCTGCCACGTATATGCTGATATCAGGAGACAAAGATTTCTCAACTTGTTTGCACAGATTGCGGAATTTGGGATACAATATTCTACTGGCAGCCTTCCAAACCAACTGCTCCTCCCATCTCGTCTCTGCAGCACATCATTTCCTGCCTTGGACGGACATTTGCCTGGGGCAAATGTCCGAAGTCAATGGAGGAGCACCGACATCCACTGTTAACTACTCTTCACCCACAGCCACGAAGGATGATGCGCATCAGAAAAGTCTCAAATTTGGATCGCAAGAACCTACCAAGAAGTGGATACTGAAGAGTCCACAAGATCAAAAAGAAACTTGAGAAGATTTCATCCACAAAATTATCTTCATCTCGAAGATTCCGCTTCTAACCATTGATCCGTGGATGCTTTCTTGAGAGGTTTTATCTGCGTATTTGACGAAATTGTACTTAGATAATATGGCTCTTGATTCTGAATTTTACTGATATAGAGAAACacgaaaaaaaacatattacaaATTTTGGCAATTGTCCTACTTGTTCTGATTATCTTGTTGCTTGATTCTTTACTTTTAATGTCAGATTTAGTCACCGACCTTTATCATAATGCATCAAAATCTGGCGGTAAAGAAGTTTAATATGTAGTTTAAATGCTGAAAAATGGGAATGTATTGAAGAATTTGATGAAACTACTTTTGATATTAGTGGATTTGTGTTTCTTTTCCTGTTTTAGTTTAGTGAATTTTGACCAATGTGGTTAGGCTTGAGGATCCTGATTCTGAGGAGACCAAAGAGTTCCTGGAAAAGCAGGTGAAATTGACTGATTCTGTGCTAACATGTGAAACTCGAGAAAAACTTCGTGCATGAGAAGATTAGACTATGTTATAGGATGGTTTGGATGGAGAACCACAGGTTTTGCTTGATCATAACACATTTAAAAtccatatattttattataattttcacaaatttttttaCCCAATAACTGATTATTTGATTGTATATGTCTGTGAAAGGatataaattaaagaactaTGATGATAATACATAtggcataaaaaaaattaaatgatggaAACAATCTCTTCGTTTCCAAATGCTAAATCGATCCCAGATGCAAGAACAAAAAAGCCATCATGGAAATCGATTAACAACAGGCCACAATCCATGAACCCAACTGACGAAGAAGGTTATTATTGTTCTCTAGAAGATTCGAAGACAAGGTGTTTTCGGTAGCTATGGATCAATAAAGTTGCCAGTTCTTATACCAGCAACTCCAAAAAGGGACAACAGAAGACACCGAAGCCATCAGTTCATGCAAATTGCTATAAAGAAAATGCATTCATAATATATATTTCTCATCCACTCCTTTTTTATTTGGAATCTGAATCAAAGTGCATATtctttgagttttatgttttacATTCTTTTGggtttttgttattttcttgTGGAAGTGAAGGTTTGATGGGCGACAGTGAGAGCTGCAGCAGCCGGGCGACGGAGTGTTCGCCGGGTCAGTGCTGGGAAAGAGCCTGAAAGTTGAAGTATTTCAAGAAGTGCGGCATATATTGAAGGAATTGGAGGTTGAAGAGGCTGTGGAAACAGGCTTTGAAGATGAGTTGGGGGCTCATTTTTGTATGCTTCCTCTTCAGTAAGATTTCAATCTTTGTTACTCttttttttgaatatttgaTCGTTAGATGTAGAGCCATATGTGTCTTGGGGTTATTTTTGGTTTATCTGATCAGCTTTGGGAAAGTGGAGATGGATAAGCGAAATGATTTGTTTGGAACTGGGGCTGAGAATTTGAGTTTACTAAAGTTGAAATATCATGGTTGTAGTGGATTTAGTAGTGCTTATTTAGTAAAATTTGATCTTCTTTATGGTTTAAGTTCATGATGTATTGAAGCCCTTTTGTTTCTTGCAGTGAAAATTTATGCAACTGTACTTTGTGTTGACATATTCCTTAGAACTTGCATATTTGAGGTGGTCAAAATTTTGGTAAAATTTTTTTGCTTGGATAAGTGATGTTTATACTTTTTGTGTTCTATGGTAGGCAAAGTCATATTTGAAGGATAAATATAGAGATATACCATATCGAACTCTCGAATCTGTGCATCAGAGATTCAAATGTTGCAACAATGTTGAGATATGGCTTGATCTTAGTGGGTACAGAGACTAGAATTAGATgctggatcaattaaataattaaattaaatatgtagACAGCTACTGGCATCCGAATGCAGCATGGTTGCTGGATGATAATTTTGTCAACCACTTGCAAGCAATTGATTGTAACATGAAGAAATTTATACAATTACAAGAAACTCCTCCCATTCGCGGACCTAAGGTACCTTCTCTGGTAGAGATGGACAACTACCTGGACCTTTAGGTGTTTAAAGTACCTAGAAGATTTTTTCAAAAATGTCTGCATATTTTTCACTTGCAGGCTGCCAATTTGTGGCCCCATACAGGAAGTGTTTTTCCATACCAAGTATGTATTCATGGCTTCCCTCATCTGCTCTATATCTTGCCTTGTATTAAATCTATCacacaaaaatcttccaaaacaTATCACTCCAAACCAGTTCTGTTTAACATGCGAGATTCAAGATAactacaaaattatggcaactTTTTTTGTGTTTCTCTACCAAGATTGTAATTTTCTTGGTATTTTATTGCAATCAATGTTTTTTTTCCTTGTTTGTATTGCACCAAGGCATGTGAAAGCACAGCAAGCAAATTTTGGTGCCGAAGGATGAAAAGGGCAGATGGACGTCAGCAAAACACAAGCAATCAACTTTCGAATAGGAACAATATCATTAACCAGGAAAAAGTCTTGTTGAATTTACTGGAGCTATATTACAAAATATATTGCTAGCTGCAGAAACCTCAACTGGCTAATAGTACATGGATATTGATGTAGGAACGGGAATGGTGAGTATTGATTGATGCGGATGAGGAGGAGCTTGATGGAGGTTTCTCCTGCTTGCTTAAAGAAAAGGGAAGAGGTACTGAAGTTTTTTTAACTAAATAAGCGCCGCAGTCATTTCCTACTATCCAGAAATTCGATTTTTTGGTGTACTAACCAAATACAtttaataaacaaaaataacatctTATTTGTTGCAATCATGCAACACAGCAAGAATTAAGCAAGAAACCATAGAACAAAATTTGGGGAAAcagttttttatattattttcttaTATTGCACTTATTATACATGTCaaattgtttatagattaaaaattatatttgggTTTAGCTTCGATGGTGATTAGGagtaaaatctttaaaaaaaattaaaatataatatatttattcaaaatacaatataataatttttaaaagaggCGAAAGAATTAGGAGGAAAGATTGTCATGAAGtgcaaaaattaataaaaaggaAAGCTTCCGAAAAATGATACCGCaccaataaaaaaatcattaccCAATTAACCAATTCAAGTACTTAACCACCATTCGAACTAAATAATGACTTGGCTCATTTAAATCTGTAATCGATGCACATAAAATTAAGCACAGGGTACTGGAAAGCCAACCAAATATTGTTTTGCTTGAAACACAGAGTCATACGAAATACAAGGAGTAAGTTTACAAGCTGCAATCTAATACAACATGAAGCTATGAGGTTACACTTGATTTGATGTCTTCTATTTAGCAGGGAAGTATTGTCATTTTCATGATGATAGGATTCAAAACCAACTCAGAGGTCATCGATCCAATCACCATAAATCTTGCTAATTTTATCTGGACCTTTCCATTTCTGAGTTGGTCTGTGCCCCGTCTTCTGTATTACAGCAGGCAACCTTTGCGATGGAACTCCAACATTATACACATCAGAATGAGGAACAGAAGGGACAGTTGCGACGGCATCAACTGAAGTTCTAAGAGAAGCTGTTCCATGCTTGGCATCAGGAGTAGAAGAATCTACGGCTTCTGCATCTGATGCTCCTCCACCATAACGATGCAGTTCTGTCTCAGGATGGTTCAAATGTAATGTATAAACTCACAGACTCGTACAACAAATTGACAACTACGAAAAGAAAAGAGGATATTTTTAAACTGGAAGTGGGTTGCATTGCCATGGTTTTAAGATGAAGTTCTGAGGATGGTATAGGTTGGTTTGATTGATCATTCAACAACTGACAAAACGGGAAGAGCTTGGGTTCAAAATAATTCTCTAGTGAAACATGTGCATGTCATCAATTCATCAACTCTTTTAACCGATTAATAGCTCAAGACTCAATACCATGACATTTGTAAAACCTGGAGACAATATTTAGATCGTAAATGTTTGAGCAATAAGCTGAGGTAGACATATCAATCGCTTGATCAAAAGCCGATTCTTACTACCACTTGAAGGGTTTCGTGTGGGTGTCACTTCAGTAATTTAATCAGATGGCACGACACAAGACATTCATTATGAAGTCCCGACAAGGATATTTTGTGGTTTCCATAACAGAGCAAAGAgagattcaatttttttttgtcatAAAAGGCATACTAAATTACACGATGCAACAAAATTCGAGCTGAACTACTACACGTAGAACAAAAAACCTTAACAAAAAGCATGAAATGCATTCCATCAGTATTGAAAATAGGTAAGAAAATCCCAAATTCATAGCCAAAAGCAGTAAAAAATCAGTTGAAACTGAATTTGATGAGCTTTCACTTGGGATAGAAAAtgctaatataaatttatacctGCAGCTCCATGAGCAAAATGACACTTGCTGCCAAAGGGACAATACCCTGTTAGTTCCCACTTGTTACAAATCCTCGTTTTCCAATTGGAAGGCTTCAAGTTTGATCCACTTCCATTTCCACCATATCCACCACCACTTCCAGGGCCCAAACTTATCGTAACACTTTCACGGGATTTTGATTGCTCATCGTGAAGGAAAGTACAGTTCTCACCATATGGGCATCCTTCGTCGGTATAAAATTTTTTACAGTGACGCCCTTTATAAGACCTCTGTGCTTCGTCACTAACCCCAAATATTGGTATCTGAAATTCCTCCCTTGATTCTGACAACACGGGCCGTTCATCATCATTGCCGGCCACGATTTCTTGCCAATTCGGGGGAGGTTTCCTAAGTTCTTCAATGCTATGCGCAAAATTGCAGTTGGTGATATATGGACAAGTGCCAGCTCTAAATTTGCAACATAGCTTGGTTTTGTAGAACATCTTTCCAATGGCTCTCGACCGATTAGAAGCTGCCACATCCCCCGATTGGGCATTCCTAGATCTTTTACTCGGAGGTTCACTTCCTGATCGAGATTGGGATGTCCTCCCCTCATAATTCAAATTTGTATTCATTTCCATAGAGGCTTCTCCATTCCACATCCCATACTCATCTTCAGTTGCCCAAATCGCATAATCAGTGGACCCAGGACTCCAATTCTCATCGACACAATTTCCGGAGTTTCCAGTTAGTATTTGCACATCATTTCCACCAGAAAATCCATTTTCTCGGCGATAATCCATTTCCACAGAATAACGCCGCCACTCAAATTTATATCCAAACAAGTAAAGCTAATAGGAACTAAATCTAAAAAAGGTGAAACACACAAGAACCTTGGATTCCTTATGACTCATTCAGTGACCTTCGAGGTACATATATGGATAAAGAGCAAACTCTTGATACCAACTGACTAAAAACTCCAAATTAGAACATAAGTAGGAGAAATAGAAACAAAGCAAGATTATTAATAAACTTCAAATTACCTACTTTCCTCAACTGTAAATCGCACATTTCAAGAACCCAGCAGATTCACAAAGCGGATTCTTCATATACCCTATATGAACTCGAGAAAAATCCAATCTTTATAAAGAAATACAGCAGATGAACGAAAcgatgcagcaaataatcaagaaacgaAGTTAAGATGTAAGATTAGTGACCAAATCGCAAGTGggtttcagatctaaaaatatgAAGCTTCCTCTCAAGAAAATAAAGTAAACTATTAATATTAACTGCAATTAACTGAAATTACTCGGACCAAAACTGAAACCTTATGCAACAGGAATATGAAAAGGATAAGAGAGACAAGAATTTGGTAGCGTAAATGAAAAAGAATTGTATAAAAACTCCCACAAATTGAAATCTTCAAACAGAAGTCTATCCTCCCATCTCATCCACAATCGATTCAGGTTGGAATTACCCAGTACTCTAGCAACGTGTCGGCTTGCAGGGGGTTGTAAGATATTTTGATtgtttttactgtctttttcttctttttattttattcttcGGAGCTTTCCcttccttttttttaaaaatgaaatataacattaattaaattataaataataatatacgattttaaggttattaaaatatttataaaataaaatatttcggTGGTTCAACTATATTTAGAAAATACAAATTTAAGattcactaaaaaaaaaaaaaaaaaacctcgaGTTCTGTTTAGTttatatctgtggtatatagtCGTACATCAATTATggatatttgaaaatttaattagCCATGGAATATAAATTCATGTTGTAAATACGTAAATTTACGATTGACATATTAAGACATGTTTTTTAATATTGTATTTGACTCTTCGTGTAGTCCTGAAATCAATTCATTCCAAGACCATATTCAGTCTGATATATCTTGATTTTTCCGAGGTTTTACCAATAAAATTTACTACATAATTATGAAAAGTTAAAAAAGAAGTTATAACTTACTAATTAGTAATTAAGAATGTTTGATACATGCAAGATTATCAATTAAGTTCCTTCCTCGGTTAAACTATAAATTGAAAGTTCACGTATTAATGACGCTTGTACAAATCTATCATCTATGCATGAATGTGATTCGAATCTAAGCTTAGAATATCAggaaaaaatagtaaaataaagtaaaaaaCACAGAACAAAGACGTACAAGTGAGATTTAGTCGTTTGGTTTCACAATTTGATTGCAAAAGAGTGATAATATTATTGATATATTTGATTTTACACAGGGAAGGTCTCATGCATGCAAGTCTTCCAATTTATGTAGTATGAAATTTGAGTAGAACccaaaaataaacaagaaaattaaACAATCCCAAGATTAACAAAAACATATATATGCCCTTTTCAGATTCCATTACGTGTCTTTTTCCGATCGAGTATGAAATTGTCAAAATCACCAGCTGAAGCTGATGGATTCAAAGTGCAGATTCTCTGCCAAACCAGATGAACATATTTTCGCTACTTCGTGTCGGAGCTTCTTCGGCCCGCTAACAAGAACCCCAACGCTTGACTCTTTGCGTTCGAGTAAAAATCCTACAGAAAAAAACCACAAGATTATGAGAATTCTGTTCAAggataaaagaaagaaaattaaatgatcATAGTATATTTCTGCAACGTACTTTTGAGATCAGGCCTTTCGCCATAATGCACGTTGATAGATTGCGAAAGTGACTGCTGAGGCAAGCTCTCAAGTTCCCTATCTGCATTATAGAAGAGTGAGTTTGGTGAAGCCTTGGGAGTTGCCCCTTCCATGTTCTGAATCTGTGTCGTTTCCTTGGAGTTCCTAGTCTTATTCCACAGGAAAGCGGCAGTTGACGCCGTGATGATGCCGAAACATATGAACAATATGTGTAGCACAGTTCTTGAGGACGATGAGAAGATCTTATTCGAGTTATGATCGATAGGGTATATGTAGAATCGGGTCAAAATGCCAATGAGAATAAGGTATATTATGAAGGAAGAAGCGATTATGGCACCAAGACAAAGCCAGTTGTTTTGGCCTAAGATTGGAGTTATGGGAGCATCAGAAGGATTCGGCTTGAACCACACTGTTCTAACTCCCTTGGTTTCTTGAATGGTTGGTTGCTTTTCACGTGTCACGTAGGCCTCGACCTGGATCCCCAAGTCCGAAAACCTGGAGGGTGCACCAGATATGGGGAGGATGAGCTCTAGCATTGTTAAATCCGCAGAGTTCTTGAATGCTGTGATGAGTAGAATTTCCGGGGTCTTGAGTTTCATAGTTTGGCTCTTGTGAATGAGCTCCCGGATGATGGAAATGAACGGTGTTATGCCACTGCCCCCGCTCACCATCACTAGCAAGTCATGCCTGCATAAACACAACTCGATCCCTCAGTACTCATCTCAACTATAAAAGAATTGCACTACATATTTCAAGGTGGCAGGAATGCAGTTACACCATTTACGTGGTTCCGCGGTCCATCACATAATTTAGTTCACAATAATCAATAGTTTATAGGGGTGAAATTATTATAGGAAAATTTCTACGCAAAAAATTAGATAAAGTACGTTGGTGTACCTTAGGAAATTTGTGGAAGCAGGCCCATAAGGTCCTTCGACAGAGACGTCTAGACGATCAATGGGAGGAGAACCTGAAGAGAGAATCTGATAGAGCTTTTTAGACCATTTTCCTTCACCTTTGATCATGACACTGAGCTTATCAGATTCCAAACTGCTGCTGGAAGTTACGGTAAATGGATGCCATTGCAACTTAGAAATGGTGGGCAAATTCAAGAACATGATACTGGTTGGTGAGTATCTTAAGCCTGTGCTTTTCGAGAAGTTGAGCTCGACTGTTTCGCAGGGCAGAATCCTAGCAGACACGAGACGCACCCCTCGTCTTGATTGCAAGAATCGGAGATATCGATCGATCATGAAGAGGTAGAAGCCGGGGAGCATAATGGAGGTGTAGCTTATGCCGACATGGAGTACAAAGAAGAAAACAAAGAGAATGTACAGGTGATGTGTGTAGAAGAAGAGCTCAAATATCTTTCTCCTTATTCTCGGTAATGTTGTAGCCCACAAAACCAATCCTGCTAGTAAGGATAGCTCTCCTGCTACATTGGACACGCCAGTGTTTTCCCATTTCAGCATCTGAAATTTACAGCTTCGACAAGTTATTCCTATTACATGTATTTTACCTTGTTTTTTATGTTAACTTTTGAAGTTGAGTTGAATTTAAATCTCAATCTTAACCTGATATAAGATCCAAGACACACAATGTCTTGTAAAATTCAAAGTCTAATCTTTAACAATTTTAAACACCAAATTTGCATGGGATcttgagtttcccaaatttcagttttaaattGAGCTCGAATTCGAACCATCTTATCTCGAATATATATCTTCATGTACTTCCGTTAAACGTTGTGTGGACTGTTTTAATTATGGTATCTTTGGGACCATTATGCCACATTTTCAGTTGACCTTTGGTATTGAAAAGTTGGTATATTTTACACCGTAGACGTGTCAACTAAATAAAGGTGATATTTTCTtggggaaaaaataaaaaaatcatttgcatGTGCTTTTTTATCCAAAAGAAAAGGTCAAAACCATTTCCCACCGTGGAACGAAAATTTTCTTCGGAatgtaaaattttcaaaatatgcTAAATCGTCCATATTCTTTTTTTTCTTGGAATTAAATGCTTGTTGATGTTGCCAAATCAAGAAGTTTAGATGAAGGGGATgaagaaattttaaaataattttgaggGAATCGATTTAGTATTTGTAACAAACTACGTACAAAACGATCAGAATACATTTATATATACCTCCGATAATTCATGTGTGGCAGCCCAAAAGATGATGTAGCAAAGGCCATGGGCAGTGAAAAGAGTCATCACAATATGTCCTAACCATATGTGATACTTCACACTGGCTTCCGATGTAAGGCCGAATATCGGCAACACAGACGAGCCACGTGTCACCGGGAAGAATAGGAAACAGAGGGCTATGTTTCCGGTCAGTCCTAGGCGGAGCGCCGCGGAGTCTAGCTTTGCTTCCCACCTGTCATGCACCACATCCACTTGAAATTAATGTTTAATTacgaaattttatattatatttttgtagATATTAAGCTATTATATATGATCACCAAGATGGTCACCTAATGatcattttatataattaatgtcTACATATATTTACGATGTGTTGTGAATCTTGTGATAATATTAATTACTCACACTTTCTCTCGACTTTTTGCTGCAGAAAAGGGTGTGATAGTGCGAAAACTGAGAGTCAAATAAGTAGCAAAGTTCCAAAGAAGAAGAGCAATAAACATGAGGAAAAATGCAAGCTCAATCCGAGACACTATTCCCAATCCTTTGACCATCACTGGCCTCCTCCATACTCCCAACTTGCTCTCTCCAGTCGATCTGCATGCATGCATGAATGTTGCATTCATCAAaatttctttagagaaatcaATAGTAACCCTATGGAACAAATGCATGTCTTGGATTTGATCGACTCGTTCAAactcgtaaaaaaaaaaacccaaattaaaataaatttgaaatccaAAGTTTCGAATTTCTTCAAATATTTAACATATATTATTGATGTTTTGTTTGCGTAAACACGTACCCTTTAGTATGATTCTGGCTTGTTTTCTTTCCTAAATGGAGATACACACACCCCAAGGTAGCAATGAATAATATCGGAAACGTGAAAGCTAGATAAGTCGCACCTGCAAACGTACACGGAAATGAAGTCGAATGTGATATGCATATTGTCAGTAATTCAAAACATGaggtttcatatatatattttttctacgAAATTAATTTCTTTATA includes:
- the LOC140809047 gene encoding zinc finger CCCH domain-containing protein 12-like encodes the protein MDYRRENGFSGGNDVQILTGNSGNCVDENWSPGSTDYAIWATEDEYGMWNGEASMEMNTNLNYEGRTSQSRSGSEPPSKRSRNAQSGDVAASNRSRAIGKMFYKTKLCCKFRAGTCPYITNCNFAHSIEELRKPPPNWQEIVAGNDDERPVLSESREEFQIPIFGVSDEAQRSYKGRHCKKFYTDEGCPYGENCTFLHDEQSKSRESVTISLGPGSGGGYGGNGSGSNLKPSNWKTRICNKWELTGYCPFGSKCHFAHGAAELHRYGGGASDAEAVDSSTPDAKHGTASLRTSVDAVATVPSVPHSDVYNVGVPSQRLPAVIQKTGHRPTQKWKGPDKISKIYGDWIDDL
- the LOC140809337 gene encoding ferric reduction oxidase 2-like, whose amino-acid sequence is MSSSNMARVVIFAVVLVILAGYLLLWIMTPTNTFRQTWLTDLRTRTSSTYFGTTQGATYLAFTFPILFIATLGCVYLHLGKKTSQNHTKGSTGESKLGVWRRPVMVKGLGIVSRIELAFFLMFIALLLWNFATYLTLSFRTITPFSAAKSREKVWEAKLDSAALRLGLTGNIALCFLFFPVTRGSSVLPIFGLTSEASVKYHIWLGHIVMTLFTAHGLCYIIFWAATHELSEMLKWENTGVSNVAGELSLLAGLVLWATTLPRIRRKIFELFFYTHHLYILFVFFFVLHVGISYTSIMLPGFYLFMIDRYLRFLQSRRGVRLVSARILPCETVELNFSKSTGLRYSPTSIMFLNLPTISKLQWHPFTVTSSSSLESDKLSVMIKGEGKWSKKLYQILSSGSPPIDRLDVSVEGPYGPASTNFLRHDLLVMVSGGSGITPFISIIRELIHKSQTMKLKTPEILLITAFKNSADLTMLELILPISGAPSRFSDLGIQVEAYVTREKQPTIQETKGVRTVWFKPNPSDAPITPILGQNNWLCLGAIIASSFIIYLILIGILTRFYIYPIDHNSNKIFSSSSRTVLHILFICFGIITASTAAFLWNKTRNSKETTQIQNMEGATPKASPNSLFYNADRELESLPQQSLSQSINVHYGERPDLKRFLLERKESSVGVLVSGPKKLRHEVAKICSSGLAENLHFESISFSW